The following DNA comes from bacterium.
GTATTCCCTTTCCGGCGACCAGCTTATCTTCGACGGCTTCGAAAGCTGGTACAACACCAGCCGCCAACAGCAGCAGTTGGTCTCGACCCGTTATTCCTACGCCCTGACCTCGTCCGAAATCCGCCTGAGCCTGCGGGGAGCCTTCATCGATCTGCTCGAGGCCCAGCAGCTGCTGAACATCACCGAAGAGATCGCCCAACGCCGCTCCCAACAGCTGGACATGGTCCGGCTCCGCTACCAGGCCGGAACCGAGCACAAGGGCTCCCTGATGACGGCCGAGGCCAACCTGGCCGAGGCCCGCTTCGACG
Coding sequences within:
- a CDS encoding TolC family protein — its product is MKWFAILICLAAGTARGEEDVRVMTWEECLSRAARLHPELAAARFQVEQAVAQVSSARSALLPHISGRAAYSHSKSSGESGGDSYSYSLSGDQLIFDGFESWYNTSRQQQQLVSTRYSYALTSSEIRLSLRGAFIDLLEAQQLLNITEEIAQRRSQQLDMVRLRYQAGTEHKGSLMTAEANLAEARFD